The proteins below come from a single Plasmodium vivax scf_7133 genomic scaffold, whole genome shotgun sequence genomic window:
- a CDS encoding tryptophan-rich antigen (Pv-fam-a) (encoded by transcript PVX_125730A), with protein sequence MDPDIYDEYIVLNSSQLPSKKRNTDPKPVVFNKNNIASIISTTFFIISSAIFNLNEFYDTVLEPVEELYLSPFCAIEYTEMPIEQWEEWKENEWKNWKIGLEEDWEAFHDAIQNEKNKWFEGIEKEWENWMKTMEQKLKNFSEHINNTYPSITLKTKYDLDESHWEQLIKSEGKQLMEIEWNNWIYHHESFLNVWCLKAWLKWKNDKIVQWLQKDWKLKEDAYWQNWEKMWRLVGNPTDRTNWLKWRKRNDNQIIEWNLWVTTKEKLYINHKWDKWINWKNDKNILFHEWMECFINKWIGEKKWNMFVSIGKQTSPNRRKTFTAHMDASK encoded by the exons ATGGATCCAGACATATATGATGAGTACATCGTATTGAACTCTTCTCAATTGCCatcaaaaaagagaaacacaGATCCCAAACCTGTGGTTTTcaacaaaaataacatagCCTCGATTATATCGACTACCTTCTTCATTATATCATCAGCTATCTTTAATTTAAATGAGTTCTACGAC ACCGTTTTAGAACCAGTGGAAGAATTATATCTCTCGCCCTTCTGTGCAATCGAGTACACGGAAATGCCAATAGAACAATGGGAGGAGTGGAAAGAGAACGAGTGGAAAAACTGGAAAATCGGCTTGGAGGAAGACTGGGAAGCTTTCCACGACGCCAtacaaaacgaaaaaaataagtggTTTGAAGGGATAGAAAAGGAATGGGAAAATTGGATGAAAACTAtggaacaaaaattaaaaaattttagcgAACACATAAATAACACATATCCGTCAATCActttaaaaacgaaatacGACTTGGACGAAAGTCATTGGGAACAATTGATTAAATCAGAAGGGAAACAACTTATGGAAATAGAATGGAACAACTGGATCTACCACCATGAATCTTTCCTAAACGTATGGTGCTTGAAAGCATGgcttaaatggaaaaacgaTAAAATTGTTCAGTGGCTACAGAAAGACTGGAAACTCAAAGAAGATGCTTACTGGCAGAACtgggaaaaaatgtggaggtTAGTGGGCAATCCAACTGACAGAACAAATTGGCTCaaatggaggaaaagaaatgaTAATCAAATAATCGAATGGAACCTTTGGGTAACTACTAAAGAAAAGTTATACATAAATCATAAATGGGACAAATGGATCAACtggaaaaatgataaaaacaTCTTGTTTCATGAATGGATGGAATGCTTTATCAACAAGTGGataggcgaaaaaaaatggaatatgtTCGTTTCAATTGGAAAACAGACATCTCCAAATAGAAGGAAAACCTTCACAGCACATATGGATGCATCCAAATGA